AGATTAATAATGCGGGATTTGAAAAAGAATACTTCAATATGTTCCTTGAAAATGTCAAAGTGGTTGCTGTATGTCCTGTCATGCATAACGTCAAGACCAATGAAAAACAGAATCATTTAGAATCAGTAACTTTAAGATACGAGCGCATAACGTGGAAATATTGTGATGGTAACATCCAATATTCTGACTCATGGAAAGGCAGATAAATGTTCAGGCGCGTTAGCGCCTTTTCAAACACACAGGGATGAAAAGTATGACCTGGATATATAATGTTAATGCTAATACATTTGAACAAAATGGAACTTTTAAGTTTAATGGACTATATGCTGGCGCTGAAGGTTACAAAAACAATACAGAATTCGAATGTGAAATCAATAAAGGCTCTTTACCGCGTGGTAAATACCGTATAAGCAGACCTATTGCGAAACATCAGACTGCTGGTCGCTTTGTTTTGCGTCTGACACCCTATATTGAGAATGAAATGTGTGGAAGAGCAGGTTTCTTAA
This genomic window from Erwinia sp. E_sp_B01_1 contains:
- a CDS encoding tlde1 domain-containing protein, yielding MTWIYNVNANTFEQNGTFKFNGLYAGAEGYKNNTEFECEINKGSLPRGKYRISRPIAKHQTAGRFVLRLTPYIENEMCGRAGFLIHGDNGRGTASNGCIVATYDARLEIAESGDRELIVK